A genomic region of Maridesulfovibrio bastinii DSM 16055 contains the following coding sequences:
- the hmcF gene encoding sulfate respiration complex iron-sulfur protein HmcF, producing MPEGKICNKQPINTVEQLQLTLADKSGIKYYEEMEHLDVDTDKLWASIQKTMKSRTKTWLEICAHCGLCAESCFLYQVNGKVPTQVPSYKIQSTLGEMVKRKGKVDNAFMRHAMEVAWSQCTCCNRCGMYCPHGIDVGVMFSYLRGLLYSQGFVPWELKIGSGMHRIYRAQMDVTQEDWVETCEWMAEETEEEWPGLEIPVDKKDADIMYTCNAREPKHYPEDIAEAAILFHVAGENWTVPSEGWEQTSLSMFAGDWECCKDNVQNVYNAIERLNPKRCIGTECGHAHRATVIEGPYWVGREDGLPPRPYIHYVEWLAEALRTGKLKIDPAKRIKEPVTLQDSCNYVRNHGLKMITREIIEYIVEPGYFVEMSPNREHNYCCGGGGGFNGIGKFRPQRNVALRKKMEQIIDTGAKLVIAPCHNCWDAIRDLEEEYHIGIRWSFLKPLIISMLEVPEHLKPKEEE from the coding sequence ATGCCTGAAGGAAAAATTTGTAATAAACAGCCTATTAATACTGTTGAGCAGCTTCAGCTGACACTCGCTGATAAGAGCGGCATAAAGTATTATGAAGAAATGGAACATCTGGATGTTGATACCGACAAGCTGTGGGCATCAATCCAGAAAACCATGAAATCAAGAACTAAAACCTGGCTTGAAATATGCGCCCACTGCGGCCTTTGCGCAGAAAGCTGCTTTCTTTATCAGGTTAACGGAAAGGTTCCCACACAGGTTCCTTCCTATAAAATTCAGTCCACCCTTGGCGAAATGGTCAAGAGAAAAGGTAAGGTGGACAATGCTTTCATGCGTCACGCCATGGAAGTTGCATGGTCACAGTGCACCTGCTGCAACCGCTGCGGAATGTACTGTCCTCACGGAATCGACGTAGGTGTTATGTTCTCATATCTCAGAGGACTTCTTTATTCTCAGGGTTTTGTACCGTGGGAACTTAAAATCGGTTCCGGTATGCACCGCATCTATCGCGCCCAGATGGACGTAACTCAGGAAGACTGGGTTGAAACATGCGAGTGGATGGCCGAGGAAACCGAAGAAGAATGGCCAGGACTTGAGATTCCGGTTGATAAAAAAGATGCGGATATCATGTATACCTGCAACGCCCGTGAACCCAAGCATTACCCTGAAGATATTGCAGAAGCTGCTATTTTGTTCCATGTTGCCGGTGAAAACTGGACAGTTCCTTCTGAGGGCTGGGAACAGACTTCGCTTTCCATGTTCGCAGGTGACTGGGAATGCTGTAAAGATAATGTTCAAAATGTTTATAATGCCATTGAAAGGCTGAATCCCAAAAGATGTATCGGCACCGAATGCGGTCATGCGCATCGCGCAACTGTCATCGAAGGCCCTTACTGGGTTGGTCGTGAAGACGGACTTCCGCCAAGACCTTACATTCACTATGTTGAATGGCTGGCAGAAGCCCTGCGTACCGGCAAGCTCAAAATTGATCCGGCAAAACGTATCAAAGAGCCTGTCACACTTCAGGATTCCTGCAACTATGTTCGTAACCACGGCCTCAAGATGATAACCAGAGAAATTATCGAATATATCGTTGAGCCCGGTTATTTTGTGGAAATGTCACCGAACCGTGAACATAACTACTGCTGCGGCGGTGGTGGCGGCTTCAACGGAATAGGAAAATTCCGTCCACAGCGTAACGTGGCTCTGCGTAAAAAAATGGAGCAGATTATTGATACAGGTGCAAAACTTGTCATAGCTCCATGTCATAACTGCTGGGATGCCATTCGTGACCTTGAGGAGGAATACCACATCGGAATCCGCTGGTCTTTCCTTAAGCCGCTTATAATCAGCATGCTCGAAGTGCCGGAACATCTTAAGCCCAAGGAAGAAGAGTAG
- the hmcE gene encoding sulfate respiration complex protein HmcE: MYDFLTGPMLWLTFIVSFGGLLVRVILYIKGLDQQLDRVAYRAHLSYGIKGAIRSILCWLNPIGARGWRIRPGFTFMFFLFHIGLLLTPVFLAAHNVMLQDALGISLPALPSFLADTLAWIVVVGGVFMILRRIAFPEVRILTTAYDYLVLVIAVAPFVTGLIARYAVGDYQFWLLAHIICGEIWLLSLPFTKLSHCVLFFMSRAQLGMDYGIKRGGMKGSSMAW; this comes from the coding sequence ATGTACGATTTTCTGACAGGTCCAATGCTCTGGCTGACTTTTATAGTCAGTTTCGGCGGACTGTTGGTGCGCGTCATTCTCTATATAAAGGGTCTGGACCAACAGCTTGACCGTGTAGCTTACCGAGCCCACCTTTCATACGGAATAAAAGGGGCTATCAGATCTATTCTCTGCTGGCTCAATCCGATTGGCGCCCGCGGCTGGAGAATCCGTCCCGGATTCACTTTCATGTTTTTCCTGTTTCACATCGGACTGCTGCTGACACCTGTGTTTCTGGCAGCCCACAATGTAATGCTTCAGGACGCTCTGGGCATAAGCCTCCCGGCTTTGCCGTCATTCTTAGCAGATACTCTGGCCTGGATTGTTGTTGTCGGCGGAGTATTCATGATTCTGCGTCGTATCGCATTCCCTGAAGTAAGAATTCTGACCACAGCTTACGATTATCTCGTTCTGGTTATTGCCGTAGCTCCTTTTGTTACCGGTCTTATAGCCCGTTATGCTGTAGGTGATTACCAGTTCTGGCTTCTGGCCCACATTATTTGTGGCGAAATCTGGCTGCTCAGCCTTCCCTTCACCAAACTCAGTCACTGCGTACTGTTCTTTATGTCCCGCGCTCAGCTTGGCATGGATTACGGTATCAAACGCGGCGGCATGAAGGGATCTTCAATGGCCTGGTAG
- the hmcD gene encoding sulfate respiration complex protein HmcD, whose product MEIHTLQEYYTFTKGIMYLLMGGALVGVTLFWQFLMGGNKKDD is encoded by the coding sequence ATGGAAATACATACCCTTCAAGAATATTACACCTTTACCAAAGGTATCATGTACTTGTTGATGGGCGGCGCTCTTGTTGGCGTAACCCTGTTCTGGCAGTTCCTCATGGGTGGAAACAAAAAAGACGACTAG
- the hmcC gene encoding sulfate respiration complex protein HmcC, whose protein sequence is MATPGNNGPKSVFNTFNLVAGTIIVIGLIITVIRFYKGIGAVTNLDDNNPWGIWIGFDLLCGVALAAGGYTTSAACYIFGLKRYHSAVRPALLTAFLGYALVVVALLYDLGRPWRLPYPIFYQHGTTSLLFEVGLCVCIYLTVLFIEFTPALFEWLGMKKLRNFVVKGTLALTILGVVLSTLHQSSLGALYTIAPSKLHPLWYSPYMPLYFFVSSIVAGLSMVIFESSISHKKLHRMMDEEYLKHHDSVVLGFGKACSLILFGYFFIKTMGVAYGNNWHYLASGYGVVFLIEMLGFVALPCFLYAVGVRDKNIKLIQRAAVLTVIGIVFNRFNVSMIAFNYQLPSSERYFPTMMEIGISVFIVTVGVVLFRFITTRMPIFFEHPDYKGEH, encoded by the coding sequence ATGGCCACTCCCGGTAATAACGGACCTAAATCGGTCTTCAATACCTTTAATCTGGTAGCCGGAACCATTATTGTAATCGGTCTGATCATTACAGTGATCAGATTTTACAAAGGTATCGGTGCTGTAACCAACCTTGATGACAACAACCCCTGGGGAATCTGGATCGGTTTCGACCTTCTCTGCGGTGTTGCTCTGGCAGCCGGTGGATATACCACTTCGGCAGCATGTTATATATTCGGACTGAAGAGATACCACTCTGCTGTACGCCCGGCTCTTTTAACCGCTTTTCTCGGATACGCTCTGGTTGTTGTAGCTCTGCTTTATGACCTCGGTCGTCCGTGGCGTCTGCCTTATCCTATATTCTATCAGCACGGAACAACTTCGCTGCTGTTTGAAGTAGGTCTTTGCGTCTGCATTTATCTCACAGTCCTTTTTATTGAGTTCACTCCGGCTCTTTTTGAATGGCTCGGAATGAAAAAGCTGAGGAATTTTGTTGTTAAAGGAACTCTGGCACTGACAATTCTCGGTGTAGTCCTTTCAACCCTCCATCAGTCTTCACTTGGAGCACTTTATACAATTGCTCCATCAAAGCTGCATCCTCTGTGGTATTCACCGTATATGCCGCTGTACTTCTTTGTTTCCAGTATAGTTGCCGGACTTTCGATGGTTATATTCGAAAGCTCGATATCTCATAAGAAGCTTCACCGTATGATGGATGAGGAATACCTCAAGCATCATGACAGTGTTGTTCTCGGATTCGGTAAAGCCTGTTCACTGATTCTCTTCGGCTACTTCTTCATCAAAACGATGGGTGTGGCTTACGGTAACAACTGGCACTATCTCGCATCCGGATACGGTGTTGTATTCCTGATTGAGATGCTCGGTTTTGTCGCACTGCCCTGCTTCCTTTATGCTGTTGGCGTACGCGATAAAAATATCAAGCTTATTCAGAGAGCTGCTGTTCTGACTGTTATCGGAATCGTTTTCAACAGATTCAACGTTTCCATGATTGCTTTCAACTATCAGCTGCCTTCTTCCGAGAGATACTTCCCCACTATGATGGAAATCGGAATCTCCGTATTCATCGTGACAGTTGGTGTTGTTCTTTTCCGTTTCATCACTACCAGGATGCCTATTTTCTTCGAGCATCCGGACTACAAAGGCGAGCACTAG
- the hmcB gene encoding sulfate respiration complex iron-sulfur protein HmcB yields the protein MLRRTFLGMLGAACVGATTPGKAGAAGHEFKGYPGSKGVLFDETRCIGCRKCEAACNKVNDLPAPEKKFDDLSVLDTKRRTDSKTFTVVNKYEIEGKGSVFRKNQCNHCLEPACASACFVKALTKSPSGAVVYDASVCVGCRYCMVACPFEIPTYEYDEPLTPRVRKCTMCAPRLAEGKLPGCVEACPKEALTFGTRDELIKIARQRIERYPDRYLDHIYGEHEMGGTSWMYISGDPFSKTGLREDLGTKSAPELTAGPLAAVPMVAGLWPVLLGGIYAVSKRKDKVADEERKDAVDNAIAKASAEAEQTLSEALSKADVANKRKIEVEVKKAVEEALSAKDADEENGEESSEEES from the coding sequence ATGTTACGCAGAACATTCCTCGGAATGCTTGGTGCTGCCTGTGTCGGGGCTACAACTCCCGGCAAGGCCGGCGCCGCAGGGCACGAGTTTAAAGGTTATCCCGGAAGCAAGGGCGTTCTTTTTGACGAAACACGCTGTATCGGCTGCCGCAAATGTGAAGCAGCCTGCAACAAGGTCAACGACCTTCCTGCTCCGGAGAAAAAATTTGATGACCTTTCTGTTTTGGATACAAAACGCAGAACGGACTCGAAAACTTTTACAGTAGTCAACAAATACGAAATTGAGGGCAAAGGCTCTGTATTTCGTAAAAATCAGTGCAATCACTGTCTTGAACCTGCATGTGCTTCAGCATGTTTTGTAAAGGCTCTTACAAAGAGCCCCAGCGGAGCTGTTGTTTATGATGCTTCGGTTTGTGTGGGTTGCCGCTACTGCATGGTTGCCTGTCCTTTTGAGATTCCCACTTACGAATACGACGAGCCTCTTACTCCCAGAGTAAGAAAGTGCACCATGTGTGCTCCGCGTCTTGCCGAGGGCAAACTTCCCGGATGTGTTGAAGCATGTCCTAAAGAAGCTCTCACATTCGGAACAAGGGACGAACTTATCAAGATAGCCCGCCAGCGTATTGAACGCTACCCGGACCGTTATCTCGACCATATCTATGGTGAGCACGAAATGGGTGGAACCAGCTGGATGTATATATCAGGAGATCCTTTCTCCAAAACAGGACTTCGCGAAGATCTTGGAACTAAATCCGCACCTGAACTGACAGCCGGACCTCTGGCTGCTGTTCCCATGGTAGCAGGTCTCTGGCCTGTTCTTCTCGGCGGTATTTACGCTGTAAGCAAGCGCAAGGATAAAGTTGCCGATGAAGAGCGCAAGGATGCTGTTGACAACGCTATTGCAAAAGCAAGTGCCGAGGCTGAACAGACTCTTTCCGAAGCCTTGAGCAAGGCTGACGTAGCTAACAAGCGCAAGATCGAAGTCGAGGTAAAGAAAGCTGTAGAAGAAGCCCTTTCCGCTAAAGATGCGGATGAAGAAAATGGCGAAGAAAGCAGCGAGGAGGAATCCTAA